Genomic segment of Kogia breviceps isolate mKogBre1 chromosome 9, mKogBre1 haplotype 1, whole genome shotgun sequence:
GGCGGCGGGAATATGGCGGCCGTGGCCAGGCCAGTAACGGAGAAAGTTTCCGACGAGACTGGCCTGTGCTAGAGCGTGCGGTCTCTGGCCCTCGACTCCCCTGGCGTCTCGCCTCCCCGCTCCGAGTCGCAGGCTCAGCCGCAAGGGCCCTCCCTTTTCCGTGCAGGCCCCAGCGCCGACTCCGAGGGTTGAGAGAGCGTTGGTGGCAGCGGCCGAGTCAGGTAGGTGGGCCAGGAGGTCACTGGCGAGGCAGTGAGACCTGGGCACAGTCACCGCCCAGGGCTCAGAGTGGTGCGGGCCCTAAGCTCCGCCCAGCCGGTCTCCCGGGGCGGAGGTAGGGATACCTGCCCGGAGAGAAGTTGATGGTGTGGGGTGGAGGATGGAAGGCGTGGAGCCTCTCCGTATCCCCCAGCAGTTCCCCACTCAGCTGGGTGCCGGGTTACGGTCGACAGCAGCCAGGCTTCTTCTTGGGCCTCCCACATCTTGCTAGGAGGAGGTAGAATGGAAGAAGAATTGTTATTGCTGCCCTATTGCTGAGGGATTTAGTATTCGAGGTGCCATTCTCCTTGTATGAGATGGGTCCAAAGAGTTATTATCATGAATTCGTAGAACTTTAGCACTGGAATTCCCCGACCCTGGGTGCTCAGTATGTTCTTTCAGCTTTTGACACTTCCCCTAGATGGGACGGAAATAGTTTCTGAGTCAAAAGACGTTGCGCGTGATATAGTGTGTCTTGGATTCCCTAGAAGTAGGACATGAAAGAGAACTTGTTGGTTTGGAGGAATTTGGATGAATTAAGTGAAGGCTGGCATAAGGCCGAGAGAGAAGCAAACCAATTAGACAACTTGTTTACTCTTTGTATATTAATATGTGTCCTATAACTGATTGACATTGTTGTTAATATAGTTATTTCTACATCAGTCTTTATTTCTTCAACAAGTACGTGTTGAATACCTACTTGGTGCCGAACTTTCTGCTAAACAGTATTGTCTTCAATACTGGTATACAGTATTGAAGGCAAACTTTCAGAGACCTTGTGATCTAATGGGGAATGCAGATTTTAAACAGTTGATGATCAATATTTTGCTGTTACAGAGGAAGTACATGGATCATATAAATGAATCAAGGTGATTGCCCTAAGAAAATCATTTAAGCTGAGGCGTAAAGAGTAAAGAATAGGAGTGAGCCAGGTGTGAGGACTGGGATGGGGccaagaggagggaaaggagtaCACCTGGAGAGGGAATAGCATTAGTACGGTTCATAATTGAAAGGTCCGTATGGCTAGAATACAAGTTCAAGAGGAAGAATGGTAAGAGATGAGGCAGGAGAGTTATGCACATCCAATGAGGAGAGTGTTATAAGGCATTTTAATGAGTTTAGACTTTGTTGCTTAGAGTGATGGGAAGCCGCTGGGGGCTTTTACGTAACAGAATGATGTGACAAAGTTTGGCTTTAAGAACGATACTTCTTGGAGAAGGGCAAGAGTGGATGCAAGGAGACATTCAGCCATGAGATGATGGTGGCCAGAACTGGGATTGTGACCTTGAGGATGAAAAGAAGTAGAAACATTTAAGAGGTGTGCAGGAAAAAGAGTGGACAAGACTTGGGTGACGATTACATACAGGTGGTGAAGGAGAAGGGGGTTTAGAGTAGTACATAGGATTTTATAAAAACAGACTCTGGCAGTTGTTAGTTAACTTTTTTGTATTCAGATTGACTCTTCTGTGCTCCTTTCTAATCTGCCTCTCAAGTAATTTCTCACTGAATCATTAGTGATGGCAGACCCACTGAAAAGGTTTGCAGTGCTTTGTTGTTCTACTTTGATTCAGGCTGTTTGTCTTTTGAAGAAGGTCAGAATGGGGAAAGACTTCTGTAAattagctattttaaaataatattctgtcATGTTGGTTTTGGCCTATAACAGGGTGGCTGCATATATTCCATGCTATGAATGTGCTGTACTTTATTATTTACATGTTTTCCTTTACCTTTTTCTAAGCTTTTACCTCAGTGCAGAACAGAGCTAGTGCTTTTATTTCTGTCAGGTAGgttaatatatatgtgtttaagTGTATAGTGAGAGAAGAACCTAGGCTTGGGATTGAACATCCAAAGGATAGATTCAGAATGAAGACCCTGcaaggagacagagaggagagatcAATGAGTTAGGAAGAAAATCTGGAAACTGGTCTTTGGAAGCTAAAGGAAGGGCAGGTTTCAGAAGGTGAAAGGAGTCAAAAACGGCAGAGGTTGTTTGAAGAATGTGCAAGATAATGAGTGAAGAGTACCCATGGGATTTAGGAAATTGCAGGTTATATTAGAACTTGGCAGAGCAGTTTGTCGTTGTGTGGTGGAAACCACGGTTTAGTTGGTATGAGAAGTAAAGCAGTCAGATATTGGCTGTCAAGAGGACCGAAGATTGAACTTGGAAGAGGAGATGAGGATTAGTGAggattgttttagttttgtttgttgtttctgttttttttttttttggtatcattttttaaaaagagctttgcAAAGGGTTAAGTGTCAATGGATAAGAGAAGAGTTGGCGtttaaagagagaggagagagtgtgAAGTTCTGGAAGAGGCAGAGGGGAAGAGATACGTGTCTGGCTAAAAGATGTAGCCTTAGATTGGGAAGGGACAGCCTTCTTTTCTTGAATCAGGAAATGTAGATAGAGGTGAGTTTGTGGTGTTGGAAACTCAGGTAAGCTCCCTTCTGATGACTTCATTGGAGGCAAAATCATCTGGTGAGAATTTGGCAGGAAGTGGATGTCAGAGATTTGAGGATAGGGAAAAGAGGTTTGCATAATCACAGAGAATGAGAGTGTGTTGACCAGAGAAACACAGAACTATGTCTCATGAGTTGAGTGGCAACCATTTAGTCtggtgtgtgattttttttctccaacgGTGTTCAGTCACTTGAGCCCAGACTGTACCATCGACCTTTTGAGGACATATATTCcagcatatttgttgaatgattatataacatatagaagtaatgtttaaaaaaatacaatgcaCTCTAGATACTATCAGTTTCTTAAGTAAAAAGATAAAACCAAAATATACCAAGAAAGATATTTTCTTTAGTGGTGTGTGGTTTCTTAAGAAATGATTGAATGAAAATGTAATTGAGGAAAAATTAGCATTCTTAGTTAATTAAATAAACTTAGCTGTAAAAAAATATACACGTTGAACATGTAAATTAGTAATAATACTTGGAACCTCCCAGAGACCCTAAAACTGTCACCCGGTGACATTCTTTTCTAGCCAAATGGGTAATTAAGAGTTAATTCCAAGTTATCTCATATTTCTCTTGGGTCTTTCTTTTAGTGTCCTGCTATTAGAAAGTATAAATAAGCTGATCACAAACTAGTTACTTTTTGAGTTTTTATTGATTGAGTTCCCTATGGATATTCAGTATGACCATGAGCCACTGCATGGATCATTTCTTCTGAAATAGCATACTAGAAAATTTGAAGAATTATGTAGTAGATAGTTAAATCATTTTGTGACTACATCATGTTTGAAGTGCAACTTGAAGGGGCACTTAAGATTGAAATAATTATCTGGGTTCTTTAACAAATAATTGTTgtggtaacattttaaaagtaaaattatagttttaaaaatttaccttacAATAAATATTGGTCATCATTACAACTTTACAGTTTTGACTAGAAAGGTCCAGAATTGGTTTGCTACAAAGATTGTAGGTGGTTTGATAATCAAAGTAATTTATTAGAGGAAAAAGTACAGGGAGAATTATGGATCAACTTTAGTGACTAACTTCAATACAGTTAAACTTCTATTAAGTTTATTAGTTAAACACTGTTAAACTAAGATTTCATCGCATTTTAGAGGTGACTGGTAAAAAGATGTAGATGATTTTAGGCAGGTAGTAATGGTTGCTATTATTGGATACTGATGCTGTTCAAATTAGAGGTAATGATGAGGTCCCTTGTTTCATCTAAGAGTTGAGTAGCTTTCCATTGTGCCAGAAGCATCTGCTACATCTAAGCTAAGTTGAATATCTCATCTTTGCATGTTGTTGAAAAACCAGATATCGGAGTAAAAATGAATTAGGTGAATTCCTCACCATCTCTGGAAAAAGAGTTTCATTGATGGTGACTTAGTCATACAATCCTAGCATAGGATGAGtagaaaaaaatctccatttttgTTTGGATAAACTGCAGAGTTTTTAAGACAGAGACAATTACCATTAAGATACATGCAAGTCACATTTTAAGCTGGGTTTCAGAACAAACTTTATTTCTCACTTATTCGTTATTTTGTATAAGGAAGATACATGTGAAAGgcaaattacataaaattaacaacgaaatattttttcttctttttagatcACTACAAACAAATTCCACCAGAGAAAATGCTGAAGTAGGAGTTACAGAAACATTGGATTTGCTGGATGAAATACAAGCAGTTAATTTTTGTAACGTGGGGAGAAAGCCCAGATTGACAGATTAATGTGTAAATCACTGCGTTATTGCTTTAGTCATTGTCTCTACTTAGCAATGACAAGACTGGAAGAAGTAAACAGAGAAGTGAACATGCATTCTTCAGTGCGTTATCTTGGCTATTTAGCCAGAATTAATCTACTGGTTGCTATATGCTTAGGTCTTTATGTAAGATGGGAAAAAACAGCAAATTCCttaattttggtaatttttattctTGGTCTTTTTGTTCTTGGAATTGCCAGCAtactctattattatttttcaatggAAGCAGCAAGTTTAAGTCTATCCAATCTTTGGTTTGGATTCTTGCTTGGCCTCTTGTGTTTTCTTGAtaattcatcctttaaaaatgatGTGAAAGAAGAATCAACCAAATATTTGCTTCTAACTTCCATAGTTTTAAGGATACTATGCTCTTTGGTGGAGAGAATTTCTGGTTATGTTCGTCATCGACCCACCTTACTAACCACAGTTGAATTTTTGGAACTTGTTGGATTTGCCATTGCCAGCACAACTATGTTGGTGGAAAAGTCTCTGAGTGTCATTTTACTTGTTGTAGCTTTGGCCATGCTGATTATTGACCTGAGAATGAAGTCTTTTCTAGCTATTCCAAACTTAGTTATTTTTGCAGTCTTGCTGTTTTTCTCCGCATTGGAAACTCCCCAAAATCCAGTTGCTTTTGCATGTTTTTTTATTTGCCTGATAACTGATCCTTTCCTTGACATTTATTTTAGTGGACTTTCAGTGACTGAAAGGTGGAAACCCTATTTGTACCGTGGAAGAATTTGCAGAAGACTTTCTGTTGTTTTCACTGGGATGATTGAGcttacatttttcattctttcagcatTTAAACTTAGAGACACTCACCTCTGGTATTTTGTAATACCAGGCTTTTccatttttggaattttctggatgATTtgccatattatttttcttttaactctttgGGGATTCCATTCCAAATTAAATGACTGCCATAAAGTATATTTTACTCACAGGGTAGATAACAATAACCTAGATAGAATCATGGCATCCAAAGGGATGCGCCACTTTTGCTTAATTTCAGAGCAGTTAGTTTTTTTTAGTCTTCTTGCAACAGCAATTTTGGGAGCAGTTTCCTGGCAGGTAAGCTTACAGTTTGTTTATTATGTCAGTGCCTACGATATGTGATTAAATGCTTGGTTCAAGAGTTGAATTATTGGAATTGAAAGGTCAAGTTCCTGATTTCAGAAGTAGATGGTGGGGCACTTACTTAATTTTGTTCCTGGAATTGAAGTACTGAATGAATATTGACAGGATAATTTCATTTGCTTTCTAGCAAGAGGAACCAGAATATTAGGAATACTCAGCATGTGACATGCCTCCTACCTTTTGATTGTTCATTAATAAAACACTCATGGATTAAAGATCCTTAGAATATTAACATTTGAAGGGTGCTTAGTTGTTAACATATTCTAAGGGTGCTTAGAATATTAACATTTAGAGGatgattgttttttaattttttcactttaCACATAAGGACACTGAAAGCCAGAAAACATATCCAGAGTCACTGGTACTAGCCAGAACTAGGTTACCTAGCTTCTGTCTAGTCCATTGGTCTTCTCACTACATTTCTTTTATATAGTCATTTTCCTAAGATTTTATGTAAAAGGTGATTAGTTATATAATAACATGTCAGATTCTTAATTACAGATTAGAACCTctcctaagaaagaaaaaactagtTTTACAATACATTTGCTgcccacagttttttttttttgaaaaaggtcTTTTATAGACACATTCAAACTATATGGCTAGAGTTTGTATCTGTAGTTTATATCAGTCTTCCATTCTCTGAACATTTATTGACTGTACTGTATATCAGGTACTGTACTGGTGCTGAAGatcttgagatgagtaaaaaatGTCTCCGTCATTAAAGAAGGCACAATCTCTAATGGGAGGCGGAAGAGGCAAGGCACGTAaaccaataattatttttacagtGTGACAAATACTATAATTTGGGTACATCAGGTTGTGATGTAGGgcaaaaatgaaagtgaatttTGCTTGGTGCAGTTCTCTGCTTTGCACCTGTTGCAGCAGAGTGATTTGTTGATGTGAGTGTCTGAAGAGGAGATGTAGAGACTTGCTTGGGAATGGTACATTTTAGTCATTGTGGGCTAGGGCATGGAGCCTGTGTGGGAGTCAAccagatgattaaaaaaaaaaaaagtcatgggtGTTGCCTGAGGATATCTTACTCTATTTGCCAGTGCTAGGGAATATCAGAATGATGATGATGGATGAGAACTCTACCAAgagttctccttcctcttcctctctcctctccttcctgttaGCTCCTTTCCCAGCCcaactttttttcatttccaaatcAGCCTCATTCATGCTTGACACCTTTCTAATCATCAAATCCTGAAACCAAATATTTTGTAAGTCACcaaattcttattttctcataCAAGTGGTCTTAAACATGGTGTGTGTACTACTGGAGATACACAGAAACTTTCCAATGAGTCTGTCAGCAAAGATAATTTTAAGACAGTTTCCAGATTCTCACCTTCCAGTCAACTCTTTCTTAAAGTTTATCTACTTGAGATAGGTGTggagtggtatcttattgtgattttaatttgcatgtctctaatgactaatgatgttgagcatcttttaatgtgtgtATTAGTCATTCACTTACCTTTGCTGAAgtatctattcaaatcttttttgatctaaattgggttgtcttcttatgattgaatttttttaacagctttattggagtataattgctttacaatggtgtcttagtttctgctgtataacaaagtgaatctgctgtacatatacatatatccccatatctcccccgtcttgcatctccctcccactctccctatcccacccctttaggtggtcacaaagcacgcatctgatctccctgtgcagtgcagctgcttctcactatctattttacatttggtagtgtatatatgtcaatgctactctctcactttgtctcagcttactcttccccctccctgtaccctcaagtccattctctatgtctgcgtctttattcctgtcctgtccctaggttcattagaacctttttttttttagattccatatatatgtgttaacatacagtatttgcttttctctttctggcttacttcactctctgtgacagactctaggtccaaccacctcactacaaacaactcaatttcatttctttttatggctgagtaatattccattgtatttatgtgccacatcttctttatccattcatctgtcgatggacacttaggttgcttccacatcctggctattgtaaatagagttgcaatgaacattgtggtacatgactctttctgaattatggttttctcagggtatatgcccagtagtgggattgctgggtcgtatggtagtcctatttttagttttttaaggaacttcaatactgttctccatagtggctgtatcaatttacattgtcaccaatagtgcaagagggttccctttcctccataccctctccagcatttcttgtttctagatttcttgatgatggccattctgactggtgtgaggtgatacctcattgtagttttcatttgcatttctctaatgattagtgatgttgagcatcctttcatttgtttgttgccaatctgtatatcttctttgaaaaaatgtctacttaggtcttctgcccatttttggattgggttgtctgttattttgatattgagctgcatgagctgcttgtatattttggaggttaatcctttgtcagttgctttgtttgcaaatattttctcccattctgagggttgtctttgcatcttgtttatgttttactttgctgtgcaaaagcttttaagttttattagatcccatttatttttgtttttatttccatttctctaggaggtgggtcaaaaaggatcttgctgtgattgatgtcatagagtgttctgcctatgttttcctctaagagttttatagtgtctgggattacatttaggtttttaatccattttgactttatttttgtgtatggtgttagggagtggtctaatttcattatcttacatgtagctgtccagtttcccagcaccacttattgaagaggcagtcttttcttcattgtatattgttgcctcctttatcaacgataaggtgaccatatgtgcatgggtttatctctgggctttctatcttgttccattgatctataattctgttttttgtgccagtaccatactgtcttggttactgtagctttgtagtgtagtctgaagtcagggagcctaattcctccagctccatttttctttctcaagattgctttggctattaggggtcttttgtgtttccatataaattgtgaaattttttgttctagttctgtgaaaaatgccagtggtagtttgataaggattccattgagtctgtagattgctttgggtagtatagtcattttcacaatgttgattcttccaatcgaagaacatggtctatctctccatctgttggtgtcatttttaatttctttcatcagtatattatagttttctgcatacaggtcttttgtctccttaggtagatttactcttaggtattttattctttttgttgcagtggtaaatgtgagtgtttccttaatttctctttcagatttttaatcattagtgtataggaatgcaagagatttctgtgcattaattttgtatcctgcaactttaccaaattcattgattagctctagtagttttctggtagcatctttagaattctctgtgtatagtatcatgtcatctgcatacagtgaaagctttacttcttttccgatttggattccttttattcctttttcttctctgattgctgtggctaaaacttccaaagcaatgttgaataatagggtgagagtgggcacccttgtcttgttcctgatcttagtggaaaaagtttcagtttttcaccattgaggactgtgttggctgtgggtttgtcatatgtggcctttattatgttgaggtaggttcccccatgcctattttctggagagtttttatcataaatggtgttgaattttgttgaaagctttttctgcatctattgagattatcgtatgatttttatccttcggtttgttaatatggtgtatcacattgattcacatatattgaagaatccttgcattcctgggataaaccccacttgaccgtGGTGTATGAaccttctaatgtgctgttggattctgtttgctagtattttgttgaggatttttgcatctatgttcgtcagtgatattggcctgtagttttctttttctgtgacgtctttgtctggttttggtatcagggtgatggtgacctcgtagaatgagctggggagtgttcctccctctgctgtattttggaagagtttgagaaggataggtgttagctcttctctaaatgtttgatagaattcgcctgtgaagccatctggtcctgggcttttatttgttggaaggtttttaatcacagcctcaatttcagtgcttgtgattggtctgtttatattttctatttcttcctagttcagtcttggaaggttgtgcttttctaagaatttgtccatttcttccaggttgtccattttattggcatatagttgcttgtagtaatctctcatgatcctatgtatttctgcagtgtcagttgttaattttccttcttcatttctaattctgttgatttgagtcatttccctttttttcttgatgcgtctggctaatggtttatcaattttgtttatcttctcaaagaaccagcttttagttttattaatctttgctattgtgtccttcatttctttttcatttatttctcatctgatctttatgatttcttcccttctgataacatcaggtgttttttttgttcttctttctctaattgctttaggtgtaaggttaggttatttatttgagatgtttcttgtttcttgaagtaggattgtattgctataaacttccctcttagaactgcttttgctgcatcctataggttttgggttgtcgtgtctacattgtcatttgtttctagatacttttggatttcctctttactttcttcagtgatctcttggttatttttttttaattttattttattttttgcggtacatgggcctctcactgttatggcctctcctgttgtggagcagaggctccagacgtgcaggcttagcggccatgccccacgggcctagccgctccgcggcatgtgggatcctcccagactggggcatgaacccacatcccctgcatcagcaggcagactctcaaccactgagccaccagggaagccctctcctggtTATtaagtaacgtattgtttagcctccatgtgtttgtatgttttaaagattttgtcctgtaattgatatctagtctcatagcgttgtggtcagaaaagttacttgatactatttcaattgtcttaaatttaccaaggcatgctttgtgacccaagatattatctatcctggagaatgttcatgagcacttgagaaaaatgtgtattctgtagtttttggatggaatgtcctataaatattaattaattccatcttgtttaatgtatcatttaaagcatgtgtttccttatttatattcattttggatgatatgtctgttggtgaaagtggggtgttaaagtcccctactatgattgtctttctgtcagtttccccttttatggccaaTAGCATTTACCTTAGGtgttgtggtgctcctatgttgggtgcataaatatttacaattgttataacttcttcttggattgatcccttcatcattatgtactgtccttctttgtctcttgtagtagtttttattttaaagtctgttttgtctgatatgagaattgctactccagctttcttctgatttccatttgcatggaatatctttttccatcccctcactttcagtctgtatgtgtcgtaggtctgaagtgggtctcttgttgacagcataaatatgggtcctgtttttgtatccattcagcccatctatgtcttttggttggagcatttaatccatttacatttaaggtaattattgatatgtatgttcctattaccattttcttaattgtttgggatttgttattgtaggtctttttcttctctgtgttttttgcctagagaagttcctttagcatttgttgtaaagctggtttggtggtgctgaattctcttagcttttgcttgtctgtaaaggttttaatttctccatcaaatctgaatgagatccttgctgggtagagtaatcttggttgtaggtttttccttttcaccaATTTAAATATCtcttgccactccctctggcttgcagtttctgctgaaagatcagctgttaaccttatggggattcctttgtatgttatttgtttttttccttgctccttttaatactttttctttttatttaatttttgatagtttgattaacaagtgtcttggcatgtttctccttggat
This window contains:
- the TMEM168 gene encoding transmembrane protein 168 — its product is MCKSLRYCFSHCLYLAMTRLEEVNREVNMHSSVRYLGYLARINLLVAICLGLYVRWEKTANSLILVIFILGLFVLGIASILYYYFSMEAASLSLSNLWFGFLLGLLCFLDNSSFKNDVKEESTKYLLLTSIVLRILCSLVERISGYVRHRPTLLTTVEFLELVGFAIASTTMLVEKSLSVILLVVALAMLIIDLRMKSFLAIPNLVIFAVLLFFSALETPQNPVAFACFFICLITDPFLDIYFSGLSVTERWKPYLYRGRICRRLSVVFTGMIELTFFILSAFKLRDTHLWYFVIPGFSIFGIFWMICHIIFLLTLWGFHSKLNDCHKVYFTHRVDNNNLDRIMASKGMRHFCLISEQLVFFSLLATAILGAVSWQPTNGIFLSMFLIVLPLESMAHGLFHELGNCLGGTSVGYAIVIPTNFCSPDGQPTLLPPEHVQELNLRSTGMLNAIQRFFAYHMIETYGCDYSTSGLSFDTLHSKLKAFLELRTVDGPRHDTYVLYYSGHTHGTGEWALAGGDILRLDTLLEWWREKNGSFCSRLIIILDSENSTPWVKEVRKINDQYIAVQGAEMTKTIDIEEADPPQLGDFTKDWVEYNCNSTNNICWTEKGRTVKAVYGVSKRWSDYTLHLPTGSDVAKHWMLYFPRITYPLVHLANWLCGLNLFWICKTCFRCLKRLKMSWFLPTVLDTGQGFKLVKS